Within the Methanobacterium sp. BRmetb2 genome, the region AAAGCAGGTCCTGTACCTATATCTATACAGATTCCATTATTAATGCTACTTAACTCTAAAATATCACAGGATATATTAGTATAAATATTCAAAGTGTTTTTGCAAAGTTTATCCATTTTTCCTTTAGTCATTTAATCTTCCATCACCCGGTATATTAACTCGTTTTTGCAAATTTTACTGTTAATCATCCCTCCACTTTGACTTATTTTTTGAAGGATCGGTTGGGCTTTAATTATTTCTACCCCTGCCAGCATATTAGCCCCATAATCGAATAAAACTTCACTCATTGTTGTGCTTGGACCTAAAATAATTACATAAGTGTCTTCATTACACAGATTTAAAAACCTCTCCATGGACTTGTTGATAAGTGTGGAACCTGTAATGATTACAATATCACTTTTAGGAATTACATATTCTGCTGCAGATTCATTTATTATTCCTTTTTTCGGATTTATAATGGAAGGATCAGATTCTAAAACCCATAATTGGCTGGATGAAGCTTTAATTTTGGGTATTAAAGGAAATCTTCCCACCATTGTAATTTTTTTGTCCTTTCCCATTTCTATTGCTAAACCCAATGCATTAATGTCAGTTTTTCCTTTAGGTTTCACCATGGAATTTATTGCAGCAACCCCTATGCTGGCTTCTACCATATTCCATGAACGGGAATATTCAGCTAATTCTAATGTTGTTTTTGAATTTAACTCTCCTAGATCTTTAGTGTAATTTCCATGTTTGAAGGGAATACCATATGTCTTGGCAACACCACAGTATTTCCCATCTACTCCGGTCCATGATATGCCTACCCGAACATCTTTTACAGGGGAGGCATTGCTTTTTAATGAAGAGATTAAATCATCGATTAATTTCATTTCCATTAGTTAGTCTCCAATTTTGTGTAGTACGGCTTATTGGCGCATGAGTGGCACACTTTGTCTCCATTGATTATTAATTCTCTCTTGTCTAATATCCGCTCACCGCAGATGTTACAAACTGCTTTAAATTTGGGGAAACCCGGTAAATCTTCTTCAGGTATTTCTACACAAACTTCTTCTATCTTAAAAAGCTCTTCTTCTGGAATCTGTGATAGTTCTTTTACCATGTCATCCATTTCAAATTCACCTGGAGTTCTATTGGAGTTTTCTATGGTTGAAATTCTAACGGCTCTATTGTTACTAGTATCAACAAATGTACTTGCGAATTTACCGTAATTAAGGTATTTTAAACTTCGATGGCCGAGAGAACATCCAGTAATAGCTTGCACAGCATCGGCCATACAACGGTCTATCTCTAAATACACGATCAAATCCTTATTTCTTTTATATAAATTCATATCCAGTTTTTTAAGCCCAGCAATACTCATTCGAGTTCCGATAACAATGCCGGGACAAAGACCACCATGAAACTTTTGTGCCTTTTTAACCAGTTTCTCAAAATCACTCATTTTTTCACCAATTAAACAAATATAATCGAAATGTATATATAATCATATCGTTTACTCTAATTTGATTGTTTAATGATCAATTTTCTGGTTAAATATTAACAATTAGGAGGCTATTAATTTAAAAACATGAAAATTAAAGAATAATTAAAGAATTATACTTGTAGGTTATTTAAATACAAAATGAAACACTATTTTTTCATGATAAAATTAATTTTCCAACTCTAAATTTAGTAATTCCTACTTTTTTAATAAACTTTTTAAGAAAGTAAAAAATTAATAAATAGAATATTATAAAGTCTTTTAGGAAGAAAATACAGGTATTTTTGCATGAATTTACTCTACCAGTCCTGAAAGTATTCTTTGCCAGGATTTCGAGCGTATATTCTCTAAGTTCATTTTATATCTATTTATTATAATTCCATTTTGAGGACAGGCTTTTGCACAAGCTCCACATAGAACACAAACCTTAGAATTTACTACAGATTTATTATCCTCAATTTTGATGGCATTGCATGGGCAAACATCTTCACATGCATGGCATGTTTCACCTTTACATTCAAAATCTTCTTGAAAAACGATTTCACCTTCAAATGGTTTTGTAATTTCTGCAGCGTCAACTGGACATACTTCTTGACACCATCCACAATTTATACATGAATACTCACTTAAAATGATATTTCCAGTAATTTCTGTATCTTTAGGATCCAAATCCTGTTCACCATATGAACATATCCTACAAACTGCTTTAATTGCATCTGCGGGACATATACGTTTACATATCAGACAGTAAACACATTTATTTTCATCTACTTTAATATCTGATATCTGTTTCTGATCTCTTTTTGTTGTTATGGCCTCAGCAGGGCACATTTCCTCACAAATACCACAACTAATACATTTTTCATCCTCAATACTAATTTCGCCAGTTACAAGATCTTTTCTTTGGGGTAATGTTCGGGCAACATTTATTGCATCTCTTGGACAAGCTATTTCACATGCTCCACAATATATGCATGTATCATCATCGATACTGGAGTTATGGGTCCATTTAGGATATTCTTCCATATATTTGATGTTTTTATCGTTAATTGCAAATTCTAATGCACTAAAAGGACATGCTGATGCACACAAACCACATAAAGCACAATCATCTTCATTGATATTGATGTAATCCATTTTTAAAAGTCCTCTTGCTATGGGCAAGATAGGATTTAATTTTATGGCAGTTGTGGGACATATATCTGAACATATTCCACAGCCTACACAGTTCTCAGTTAAATAATTAAGAGAACGTATTTGGTCTCCATTTCTTTCAACAGTACTCATCTAATCATTCCTTACTTATGGCTTGATTGGGACAATTTTGGATGCATAAATCGCAATCATCACAATTTTCTGGGAAAAAAACTATTTCGTCGTTTTCCTCTTTTAATGCCCCTTTTTCACATAGTTTAATACATAGGCCTTCGCCAGGGCAATTTGATATTTTACCACATTTTTCATCATCAATTATTATAGACATTATTAATCACCACGATCTGAATCTGCTTACATATCGATAGTTATTAACTATTTATATACTTTTTCATCTAGTTAAAAAGGAAGATTCATGCTTAAATTTTGTTTAATAAAAGTTTATTATTAGAAATAACAGATTTAACTTGGTTTCAATATTAATACAGAATGTAAAAATCAAATTTTTATTATAAACGCCTTCAAAATACTTTTATAGAAAATTAAAATGTTTTATTTTATTTTAGTTTAATTGAGTTATACGTACCCAAAACTGATTTATTATTATTTTTATTTACGGTGATTATCCAATTTTTTAAGGCGGACCTGAGTATCATAATAGGCAGTTCCATCTCCAATTTCACTAATCAAGTCCTCTGTTAGAACGTTCACGCATTTATTATGCTTCAACCATCCGCCTTTATACGCGAGAACATAATCATTTCGCACATGGTAATTCGCATTTACTTTAACCATAAGGCACCCCACAGGAGATTCTAATAATGCAGGGCTTCCATCAACCAGATTTTCTCGTTCTAAAATGTCTGGATTAACTTGGATTTCTAAAAATTCTTTCACTAACTCATTTTTGGGAACCACAGACCCTACATGTTCTTCACTTGCAGTGGAAAGGAATTTAAGGGGAAAATCCTTTTTTAAATGATCATAGGTACAATTTGTATCTGACAAATCTTCAATAAATTCAAAAAGTCCCGATTTCGTATCAAATTTTCTATCGTTAAATGGAATTTTGGATGTTGATTTCATTTTTTGAGGGGCATTCATCATAGCATTAAAACTTATGCCC harbors:
- a CDS encoding formylmethanofuran dehydrogenase, with protein sequence MSDFEKLVKKAQKFHGGLCPGIVIGTRMSIAGLKKLDMNLYKRNKDLIVYLEIDRCMADAVQAITGCSLGHRSLKYLNYGKFASTFVDTSNNRAVRISTIENSNRTPGEFEMDDMVKELSQIPEEELFKIEEVCVEIPEEDLPGFPKFKAVCNICGERILDKRELIINGDKVCHSCANKPYYTKLETN
- a CDS encoding ferredoxin — its product is MSTVERNGDQIRSLNYLTENCVGCGICSDICPTTAIKLNPILPIARGLLKMDYININEDDCALCGLCASACPFSALEFAINDKNIKYMEEYPKWTHNSSIDDDTCIYCGACEIACPRDAINVARTLPQRKDLVTGEISIEDEKCISCGICEEMCPAEAITTKRDQKQISDIKVDENKCVYCLICKRICPADAIKAVCRICSYGEQDLDPKDTEITGNIILSEYSCINCGWCQEVCPVDAAEITKPFEGEIVFQEDFECKGETCHACEDVCPCNAIKIEDNKSVVNSKVCVLCGACAKACPQNGIIINRYKMNLENIRSKSWQRILSGLVE
- a CDS encoding ferredoxin — its product is MSIIIDDEKCGKISNCPGEGLCIKLCEKGALKEENDEIVFFPENCDDCDLCIQNCPNQAISKE